The Salegentibacter mishustinae genomic interval TTCCGATTTTCAAAACATAAAAATTAAGAACTTAGTTGCAGAAAAGCTTTTTGTTATTGCTAGCACTATTCGCAGTAGTGGAGAAGTCAAAAATTGTAAGATTCAAGATGTGGATTTTAGTGGTTCTAGTCTTTCTTCTTTTTATTTTAGAAATAATGAGGTGTTTGGTTATGCTAATTTCGAACTTATAACTGGAAAATCTACCTCTCTAGAAATAAGTAATAGTCTTTTTCATAAACAGGTAAATTTCGAAACTCAACCTATTAAAATTATCTATCTCAATCAAACACATTTTTTTGATATTGTTTCATTTCAAAATGCTGTCTTAAAACGAATTTGGATTAATAAGGTATTGTTCGAAAAAGCAGTGTTTTTTGAAGGTATTGAATTAACTGATATAATGAATTGTAATATCAAGAGTATTAGAACAATTAAGCAACAACTCGTACTAACTAATAATAACCTTGATTATTTGAGATTTAGAAAAATTGAAAAAGAACTTTATAGGTTACAAACAAGAGAGCTACTATTTAATAAGGATTACCATTTTCATTATGAGAAGTATAGGGATACACGTTGCTTTTCTAGAGAAGGAGAACATTACTCTTATTATATTGAAAAAAATGATGTGCCTAAAATAAATAGATTTGAACTTTTGGGCGATTATATAACTTTATCAATGCATAAAACTATATCGAATTATAGTACGGATTGGAAAAGAGCAATAGGGGTTACTATATTATGTGGGTTTATATTGTACACCGTATTTTATTATACCGTAAATTACTCTAATGATATTTTAATAGATATAGATACAGTTAATGATTTTTTTAATGGATTGCCCAGATTTTTCCTCGTAACCGACTTCAAAAACCCACTGGAGAAAAACGAATATTATATTAATGCTATATCTTGGATTCCTCTTTTAATAGGTAAAATTTTTATAGCATTTGGAATATATGAAACAATTCAGTCCTTCAGAAAATTCAAAGGATAGGTCTTAGATAGTTTTGCTAATGCTATCCGCCCTTACAAAGTACTAAAGTATTTATTTAGATCAATCATTTTAATCTGTAGAAAAGGCTGATCTATATGATCTTTAACTTCAAATTCTTTTATAACCGCATTTAAACGCACAAAGTTGTCTGTAAACTCTGTGGTAGTGTAAAAGTCTGTGTAGAGTTCTGAAACACGCTTAGAACAGTTCCAAACCTGACATTTAAACTTAGCGTTGTTCTTAGTCACGTACTTTGTAACATAAGAAGCAATAGACCTGATATTATTAGAATTTAATTGCTTTACGTCAAATGCTGATGAAGGCTTGTAATTTTTATTTCGAGGTGTAATGCCGTTTTTTAACTGTAAGTCTATCCAGTAATTCCACCACTTTTCAATTTTCCAGTATCCTTATAGAAAAACTGTAACTAAGTATTTTCTTATAAAAATAATGTTATCTGACTATCGGGTATATTCCAAATCCTAATTATTGTCTGCTTAAAATAAATAGGTAAATCTAATTATTGAAAAATTAAATTATTAAATTGTGCCGCGACCATGACCCTAAACTTTACGCGATGTCCCCTACACAGTACCCTTGTATTCTAGCTATAGACGATACTCCTATTAACCTTTTATTGATTCAAAAACTTATTGAAAAAATATATCCTTCGGCCATAGTATTAAATTCCAAAAATGGGGATGATGCTGTTCTTAAGTTTAAGGAAAATAAGGTAGATCTCATATTTTTAGATATTCAACTACCAACTATAGATGGCTTTGAAACTGCGCGCCAAATTAGAGCCTTTGAAGTGGATGGTAATCGTACACCAATTATAGGGCTAAGTGGCTATGAAAAGGAACAATTTATTACAAATGGTGGCAGTAAAAATATGGACGATTTCCTTAGAAAACCTATAAAAATGGAATCTTTAGAAAGAATCGTAAATAAATTTCTAGCTGGAGATATAAAACAATCTTGCTAATCGCAATTTGTGATTACTGCTATTATTTAACTATGAAATGAAAAAACCTGAAAAAACCAAGAATGAGGGCGATAGATTAAAGGAACTCGAAGCGTATGATATATTAAACGCAGAGCAGGAAGGTGATTTTGATTTTCTTACCAAAATGGCTGCTCAAATTTGTAATACCGAAATTTCTTTAATTAGTTTAGTTACAGAAGATAGACAATTATTTCTCTCTCACCATGGTTTAGAACACAAGGAAACCTGTAAAGAATATTCCTTTTGCGCTTATGCCCTTCATCAACCCGATAAATTATTTATAATAGAAAATGCTTTGGAAGATGAGCGTTTTCAGGATAATCCACTGGTAATACAAGAACCTTTCATACATTTTTATGCAGGCATACCCCTGGTTAATGAAAATGGATATGCGTTAGGCACCTTATGTGTTATAGATTCTGAGCCTAAAACATTAGATCTTGAGCAAAAAAAAATGCTAAAGAACCTCGCTAATCAGGTAATGAAACTTTTGGAGTTAAGAAAAAAACAAATTGAAACCAGCAACATAAATCAAGAGCTTAGAAAAAATTTAGATTTATTGGAAGAAACTCAGCAAGCTAATAAAATTGGGGGTTGGGAGCTAGATATAGCAACGGGAAAAACAATTTGGACAGAATTTGTTTATCATATTCACGAGGTGCCTTTAGATTTTAAATTCGATAAAAAAAGTGCAATAGAATTTTATCATCCTAACGATAGGGAGAAAATTAGTAAAGCGGTAGAAAATACCATAGCAACTGGTAATCGCTTTGATGTAACCTGCAGGTTAATTACAGCAAAAAATAATGAGATTTGGGTAAGAAGTACCGGCCGTAAAGTAGGAGGTAAATTGATTGGGAGCTTCCAGGATATTACTGAGTTCAAGAAAAATGAATTAAAATTTGAGGGTATATTTAATTCTACTTTTAGCTTTATAGGGTTCTTAGATCTTGATGGGACCCTACTGGATGCAAATGAGACCGCTTTAAAAGTTGCTGATCTTCAACCAGAAGATGTAATTGGTAAACCTTTCTGGGATTGTTATTGGTGGCAGATATCAAAAGAAACCCAGGAAGAATTAAAAAGAAATTTTTACAAGGCTGTAAAGGGTGAAATAGTTTCTTATGAAGTGAAAGTATGGACTGCAAACAAAATTTCTACTACTATACTTTTTAGCCTCAAACCTATATTTGATGAACACAATAACGTGGTCTATATATTACCAGAGGGAAGTCCTGTTCAGGAAATTGTAGATGTTAGGCAAAGGTTTAAATCTGTTATAGAAGGTACCAATGTGGGCACCTGGGAATGGAATGTTCAAACGGGAGGGACTATTTTTAATGAAAGATGGGCAGAAATTTTAGGCTATACTCTAGAAGAACTCCAACCGGTAAGTATAGAAACCTGGACTAGCCTGGCGCATCCAGATGATCTTATAGAATCTAATCGTTTGTTAAATGAATGCTTTCAAAAGAGAACCGAGTTTTACGAGTTTGAAAGCAGAATGAAACATAAAGATGGCGATTGGGTTTGGATCATGGATCGAGGAAAGGTATTTGAATGGACCGAAGATGGTAAGCCATTGAAAATGTATGGGACTCACCAGGATATAAATCAGCGTAAGAAATACGAAGAAGAATTACGAGTAAGCGAAGAAGCTTTTAGAGGAAATTTTGAAAATGCTGCCATAGGTATGGCTTTGCTTAATGAAGAAGGAAAATGGCTGAAAGTAAATGAAAAAGTCTGTGAAATTTTAGGTTATACAGAAGAAGAATTGATGCAACTTACCTTTCAGGATATTACCCATCCCGAAGATCTAAACAAAGATTTAAATTTACTTACAGAAGTAATTGAAGGTAAAAGACCTAATTATAATATGGAGAAAAGATATTTTCATAAAAATGGAAATATTATTCATATAATTTTAGCTGTTTCAGTAGTAAGAAATCATCGTGGAGCTATTCTTTATTTTGTATCCCAAATAATTGACATTACTGCAGCAAAGAAACATACCGAAAAATTAAAGTATCAGCAGAACTTACTAAATGCTTTATACGAATTATCACCTATCGGTATTGCTCTTAATGATTATGAAACCGGCCAGTTTAAGGATGTAAATGATAAGTTGGTTGAGCCTTCCGGCTATTCTAGAGAAGAATTTATGAATTTAAGCTATTGGGATTTAACTCCAATAGAATACGAGCGGGAAGAGAAAAAGGTACTAAATCAATTAGAGAAGACCGGAGTTTATGGTCCATTCCAAAAAGAATATAAACGAAAAGATGGGTCAAGATATCCGGTACTTTTGCGCGGTGTAATGGTAGAGGATCTCAATAGAAATAAATTTATTTGGTCTTTTATTCAAGATATAAGTAAGGAAAAAGAAGCAGAAAATAAACTACAGGCGGCCCTATCTAACCTTCAGGCTATTTTAGATGCAAGTACGCAAGTGGTTATAATTGCAACTAATAAAGAGGGGGTGATTACCCATTTTAATTCAGGAGCAGAAACTGCATTGGGATATAGCCAGGAAGAAGTGCTTGGGAGATTAACTCCTCTAGCTATACACGAAAAGAAGGAAATTAGGGCTGAAGCAAAAAAAATAGCTAAAAAGGGTCAAAAATTTTCAGATTTTGAAGTGCTTACTTTTGAGGCGCAAAAAGAAGAGCCCGGTGCAAAAGAATGGACCTATATAAGAAAAGATGGTAGTAAGTTTACGGTATTGCTATCTGTAACTGCTATTAAAAAAGATGATGAGATTACCGGTTATCTGGGAGTGGCGGTAGATATTTCAGAATTAAAAAGAGTTGAAAACGAAATTAAATCTTTACTGGATATCACCCAGGATCAAAATAACCGCCTGAAGAATTTTGCCCATATCGTTTCTCATAATTTAAGGTCTCATAGTTCTGGTATTATTGGTCTTTTGGATGTTTTAGAGACTGATCATCCAGAGTTGGAGAGCAATGAACTTTTTAAAATGGTTAGCCGTGGTGCCGAAAATTTACAGCAAACAGTAGAAGATCTAAGTGATGTAATATCGGTTAGTTTTAATAAAGCCAATCTACATGCTGTTAGTTTGTACGAGGTGATAGAGAAAAATATAGATAGCTTATCTAACCAGATAAGAAACGCAAATATAAAGATTGAGAACCAGGTTGATATAAATACAAAAATTCAGGGGGTTCCTGCTTATATAGAAAGTATAGTCTTAAACTTTATCACCAATGCTATTAAATATAGATCACTTGAAAGAGATAGTTACTTGAAGATTTATAGTAAAGTAAAGAAAGATAAAACTATTCTGTTTTTTGAAGATAATGGTTTGGGAATGGATTTAAAGAGGCACGGAGACCGCTTGTTCCAAATGTATAAGACTTTTCATACCCATAAAGACTCCAGGGGCTTAGGCTTATTTATTACTAAAAATCAAATAGAAAGTATGAACGGGAAGATTCAGGTGGAGAGCATGGAAAACGTGGGGACAACCTTTAAAATTATTTTACCTAATGAAAAAAATTAATCTTGCTTGCATCATAGAGGATGATCCCGTGCATCAAATGCTTACTCAAAAATACGTTAAACTTACTGGCCTTGTTGATAATCTAATGGTTTGTAAAAACGGAAAAGAGGCCTATAACTTACTTAGTTCTCTTATAACCACAGGAGAACCGGTGCCCGAGGTAATTCTGTTAGATTTGAATATGCCTGTGTGGGATGGATGGCAGTTTCTTGAAGAATTTCTTAAAATTCCCATTGAACAAAAGATCACCATATTTATTTTAACCAGTTCTATAAATGAAGATGATTTTATAAAAGCCGAAATGTTTAATTTGAGTAGTAATTACTTAATAAAACCTATAAAAGTAGATAAACTAAAAACTGTGCTAAGTGAAATATAGAGATTAAACCTTTTAGCACAATATTTAAGAATAGTAATAGTACTGTTTTAAAGCTAATTACCAGATAACAGATGATTTTAGAGATATTTTCATCCAAATTTATTTTTATAGTACCAGATAAACGCACAAAGTTGTCTGGTAAACTCTGTAAACTCACTTCCGTAGTAATTTAAAGTCTGTGTTACGTTCTGAACACTCTTAACAGAAGACCATTTATTCCCAATGGTGTCTTGTTTAGAATCATTCTTATTTAATTGTTAAATACTATAGAAATAGTTAAATATGAACTATTTTTATGTTTAACAAAAGCAATTAAAATCTAAACAAAATGAAAAATTTTTGTTTCTTCATATTATTCAGTTGCTGCTATTTCTCTCAAGCCATTGCTCAGGATCCTGACGAAGATCAACTTGGTGCCTGGTATATGTATTTTTGGAACACAAATTTTGGAGAATCTAATTGGGGCCTACAAGGTGATTATCAATATCGCGATTGGCGCGGGTTGGGCGACCGGGAACAATTATTACTTAGAACAGGTGTTACATTTACTCCTAAAGAATCTGGTGTTAAATTTACGCTGGGTTATGCAAATATTACCACAGGGCAGTATGGAACCAATATTGATTCCCCCGTTTCAGAAAACAGGATCTACCAGGAAGCATTGTTTGGACAAACAGTATGGAAAAGACTACTACTTACCCATAGATTAAGATATGAACAAAGATGGGTAGAAGCCCAGGATTTTAGAACACGATATCGTTACAATCTTTTTGTATACATTCCATTTACCGGAACTACGCTAGAAAAAGGTACTCCTTACTTTGCCTTTTATAACGAGGTATTTATAAATGGAGAACGAAATATTGGAGACGGGCGTGAGGTACAATTTTTTGACCGAAACAGGACCTATTTAGGTCTTGGGTATGCCTTAAATAATAAATTGAGAATGCAGGTGGGATGGATGGAGCAAACCACGGTAAATTGGCAGAAGGGACAATTACAGATAAGTCTGCATCAAACCTTTTAGTATTAACTTTAAATAGTCATAAAATGAAAAAACTAAGGTTACCATTATTGATGTTACTGGCAGCATTTGTTTTTACTTCCTGCCAGGATGAAAAAAAGACTGAAACTGCCCAGGAACAAAACCAGGATGAAAGGGTAGAAGAAGGAGTGGTGGAGAGTATTCTTACCGCTGAAGAGCAGGCCGATATGACGCCGCAAGAAATTATAGGAAGACTTAAAAAAGGGAACGAGAATTTTGTAAATAATAACCTTACCCAACGTGATCATTCGGCACAACGTAGAAAAGCAATGATTGGTCAGTATCCAAAAGCGATAGTACTTTCTTGTGTAGACAGCCGTGTACCGGTAGAAGATGTTTTCGACCTGGGAATTGGTGATATTTTTGTAGCCAGGGTAGCCGGGAATATCGAAAACGAAGATATTGTTGGCTCTATGGAATTTGCCACTGCAGTGGCAGGTTCAAAAGTAGTGATCGTAATGGGCCATACGGCCTGTGGTGCAGTAAAATCTGCCATAGACCAGGTAGATGCAAAATCGATGAACATGAATTCCCTGGCCGATCTGTTAGACGAAATTCAACCTGCCGTGGAAGAAACCGAGCTTGATGGAGAGCGTAATGCTAAAAATACAGAATTCACCAATAAGGTGATCAAAACAAATGCGATGCGTACTGTAGAGAATATTCGTGAAGCCTCTCCTACCCTTGCTAAAATGGAAAATGAAGGTAAGATCATGATCGTTTCGGCAGTTTATGATATGGAAAGCGGGGTTGTAGATTTTCACAACAACTAATCTTTTCTAAAAATAGAAATATTTTAAAACGCTTTATATGAAATAACAGAAGAGAATTCTCTTCTGTTATTTTTTTGAATACTTATAAAATATATCGATTTCAATTGGTAATCAATTCTTCATAAGAACTCTCGTAAAACTATATTTCAATGTTATTTTCCTGAAATAAGGTAGGAGACAACTGCCTTTGCTTTCTGCGGGTAAGATATTTTCTTAAGACTCCTCCCGAGACTTTGTTCACATCAAATTCAATAACAAAGGCGTCTTTATCTACCTTTTTTAATACCCGGTAAACCTTTTTTGTATCGATCCTGTTCACCACCGTATGTATAATCTCAAGATTTTGCTTTTCTCCCTGGCTTCCATAACCCTTAGTACCCTGATAGATGGTCATTCCCTGCCCGATATCTTTTAGTAGTGTCTTTTGCATTTCCCCCGATTTGGAGGTCACTATCATAAGGCCCACATAATCCTCAAAGCCCTCCAGTATAAGATCGATAGTTTTTGCCGTAATAATATAAGTGAGTACAGAATACATTGCCACTTCTAGCGAGAATAAAAAGCCGGCTAAAAGGAAAAGCACCACGTTAAACCAAAAAATTATTAGGCCAATGGAAATTCCTGTTCGTTCGTTGACGAATATTCCAAGAATTTCCGACCCGTCCAGCACCGATCCATTTTTAATAGCGATCCCAATTCCTGCGCCTAAGAATAGCCCGCCAAAAATGGAGATAAGCAGTTTATCGTCTGTGATGGGCTGAAAATTTTCAAAATGAATTACGAGAGATAATATCAAGACAGATATTAGCGACCTTATCACTATTCTTTTAGAAACCGTGAACCAGCCAATTACAAAAAATGGAATACTAATAACCGGAAGAATTATGGAGATTTCGAACCCGGTAATTTTATTCAATAAGATCGAGATTCCGGTTACTCCGCCATCTAGAAAACCATTTGGAAGGAGAAAGGCTTTAAGGCCTATACTTGCTAGCACTATAGCAATGGCGAGTTGAAAAAATTCCCAGAAAATTATTGGTTTTATTTTCATAGAAGTAATCAGACCTAAATTACCATTTCTGGCTTTTCGATTGCCGCTATTGTTTTAAATAATTCATTTAAAGATATGATAAATACTTTTTTACAAGATCGACAGGTGTGATATTTTTGAGTATAAGCTTTTATTTATCGTATAGAATATAACTTTTCAACAGAGCAAGGGTTAAAAAGTATTTTTTAAAAGCAATTAATTTCCTAAGGAATTAAATCCGTATTTTCAAATATAGATTCGCATGGTTTATTAACCACTCTCAAAGGCGCAAGATCAAAAGATATTGAAATGAAAAGGATAAAATCGTTTATACTGTACAAAACTTAACCGGCATACTTTAATCGAAAATTGCAACAATGATTTTCTAAAAATATTCTTCTTAGTAAAAGCCCATATTATTTAGTAATTTCCGTTTTTTGCTAAACTATGCGTTTACTAGCCTTCTTTTTATTTTTTAGTTTCAGCCTGTTTGCGCAGGAATTACCTCCAATAACCAATTTTGATCCCGGTATTTATAATGCTGGCAATCAAAACTGGATGATTTCCCAGGCGCCTAATAATCATATTTATGTGGCCAATAACCTGGGACTGCTCAGCTTTAACGGGGAGCAATGGAATCTTCATAAAGTTCCTAATGCAAGTGCAGTTCGCTCGGTTTTGGCCCAGGAAGATAGGATCTACACCGGTTCTTATATGGATTTTGGCTTTTGGGAACACAGTAAAAAAGGGGAGCTAACCTACACCAGTCTTACTGATCTTTCTAAAGAGGAGATTTTGGATGGCGAACAATTTTGGCATATTGCTGCCTTAGAAGAATACATAGTTTTTCAAAGTTTACGCAGACTGTATAGCTACAATAAAAAAACCGGTCAGTTAAGTACAATTACCGCCGGCGATATTATTTCGAATTTATTTAGGGTAGACAATAAGTTATACTACCAGGTAGCCGAAGATGGTTTATACGCTATAGATAATGGTGTAATAGAACGCGTGATTACCAATGCCGAAATTGAAGATAAACCCATTATTGGACTGTTCCCTTTCGAGGAAAATAAAATGCTGGCTGTCACCCGAGATGACGGACTTTTTACCATAGAAGGGAATACCTGGCGGCCTTACCAATTCGAAAACTATCCAATAGAGGAAAGTATTTTTACCGCGCAATTACTCGAGGATAAAACATTGGTGTTGGGCAGCATTGGTGATGGTTTACATGTTTATAACCTAGAAACTTCCCTGAAATACCAATTGTTACAACCGGTGATTAATAACAACACTGTTTTATCAATAATGGAAGATAAAGCAGGTAATATTTGGGGCGGCCTGGACAATGGTTTGGTGCTTATTAATCGCAAAAGTCCGTTTAAATTGTTTACAGATATCTACGGAAAAGTAGGTACGGTTTATTCCAGCTACCAATTCCAGGATCATTTATATTTAGGTACTAACCAGGGCTTATATGTGAGCAATGATACTTCTAAAGACTATGAACTTATTCCCGGCACCAGCGGGCAGGTTTGGAGTATTAATGAAATAAACGGAAAATTATTCGCCGGTCACGATCGTGGGGTTTTCGCGATAAAGGGTAATACTGCTAATCATATTTTTGATGGTCAGGGTGTTTGGGAAATTAAGGAATTCAAGAACGGGTTGCTCCAGGGACATTACGATGGAATTAGTTTTTGGGAAGATGGCAAATTTGAAAAAGACCCGAAGTATTTGGCTAATTTCGATCTTTCTTCACGTAACCTTATAGTTGAAAATGATTCGATAATTTGGGTGGGCCACGATCACAAAGGAATTTTTAAGCTGAAAATTGATACTGAGGTCAGGGAAGTAAAAAGTAAAGAAAATTATAACGTATCCTATCAGGGCGGGATGGGCTTAAAAGTATTTC includes:
- a CDS encoding response regulator yields the protein MSPTQYPCILAIDDTPINLLLIQKLIEKIYPSAIVLNSKNGDDAVLKFKENKVDLIFLDIQLPTIDGFETARQIRAFEVDGNRTPIIGLSGYEKEQFITNGGSKNMDDFLRKPIKMESLERIVNKFLAGDIKQSC
- a CDS encoding PAS domain S-box protein, with protein sequence MKKPEKTKNEGDRLKELEAYDILNAEQEGDFDFLTKMAAQICNTEISLISLVTEDRQLFLSHHGLEHKETCKEYSFCAYALHQPDKLFIIENALEDERFQDNPLVIQEPFIHFYAGIPLVNENGYALGTLCVIDSEPKTLDLEQKKMLKNLANQVMKLLELRKKQIETSNINQELRKNLDLLEETQQANKIGGWELDIATGKTIWTEFVYHIHEVPLDFKFDKKSAIEFYHPNDREKISKAVENTIATGNRFDVTCRLITAKNNEIWVRSTGRKVGGKLIGSFQDITEFKKNELKFEGIFNSTFSFIGFLDLDGTLLDANETALKVADLQPEDVIGKPFWDCYWWQISKETQEELKRNFYKAVKGEIVSYEVKVWTANKISTTILFSLKPIFDEHNNVVYILPEGSPVQEIVDVRQRFKSVIEGTNVGTWEWNVQTGGTIFNERWAEILGYTLEELQPVSIETWTSLAHPDDLIESNRLLNECFQKRTEFYEFESRMKHKDGDWVWIMDRGKVFEWTEDGKPLKMYGTHQDINQRKKYEEELRVSEEAFRGNFENAAIGMALLNEEGKWLKVNEKVCEILGYTEEELMQLTFQDITHPEDLNKDLNLLTEVIEGKRPNYNMEKRYFHKNGNIIHIILAVSVVRNHRGAILYFVSQIIDITAAKKHTEKLKYQQNLLNALYELSPIGIALNDYETGQFKDVNDKLVEPSGYSREEFMNLSYWDLTPIEYEREEKKVLNQLEKTGVYGPFQKEYKRKDGSRYPVLLRGVMVEDLNRNKFIWSFIQDISKEKEAENKLQAALSNLQAILDASTQVVIIATNKEGVITHFNSGAETALGYSQEEVLGRLTPLAIHEKKEIRAEAKKIAKKGQKFSDFEVLTFEAQKEEPGAKEWTYIRKDGSKFTVLLSVTAIKKDDEITGYLGVAVDISELKRVENEIKSLLDITQDQNNRLKNFAHIVSHNLRSHSSGIIGLLDVLETDHPELESNELFKMVSRGAENLQQTVEDLSDVISVSFNKANLHAVSLYEVIEKNIDSLSNQIRNANIKIENQVDINTKIQGVPAYIESIVLNFITNAIKYRSLERDSYLKIYSKVKKDKTILFFEDNGLGMDLKRHGDRLFQMYKTFHTHKDSRGLGLFITKNQIESMNGKIQVESMENVGTTFKIILPNEKN
- a CDS encoding response regulator; translation: MKKINLACIIEDDPVHQMLTQKYVKLTGLVDNLMVCKNGKEAYNLLSSLITTGEPVPEVILLDLNMPVWDGWQFLEEFLKIPIEQKITIFILTSSINEDDFIKAEMFNLSSNYLIKPIKVDKLKTVLSEI
- a CDS encoding DUF2490 domain-containing protein, whose translation is MKNFCFFILFSCCYFSQAIAQDPDEDQLGAWYMYFWNTNFGESNWGLQGDYQYRDWRGLGDREQLLLRTGVTFTPKESGVKFTLGYANITTGQYGTNIDSPVSENRIYQEALFGQTVWKRLLLTHRLRYEQRWVEAQDFRTRYRYNLFVYIPFTGTTLEKGTPYFAFYNEVFINGERNIGDGREVQFFDRNRTYLGLGYALNNKLRMQVGWMEQTTVNWQKGQLQISLHQTF
- a CDS encoding carbonic anhydrase family protein: MKKLRLPLLMLLAAFVFTSCQDEKKTETAQEQNQDERVEEGVVESILTAEEQADMTPQEIIGRLKKGNENFVNNNLTQRDHSAQRRKAMIGQYPKAIVLSCVDSRVPVEDVFDLGIGDIFVARVAGNIENEDIVGSMEFATAVAGSKVVIVMGHTACGAVKSAIDQVDAKSMNMNSLADLLDEIQPAVEETELDGERNAKNTEFTNKVIKTNAMRTVENIREASPTLAKMENEGKIMIVSAVYDMESGVVDFHNN
- a CDS encoding YitT family protein, translating into MKIKPIIFWEFFQLAIAIVLASIGLKAFLLPNGFLDGGVTGISILLNKITGFEISIILPVISIPFFVIGWFTVSKRIVIRSLISVLILSLVIHFENFQPITDDKLLISIFGGLFLGAGIGIAIKNGSVLDGSEILGIFVNERTGISIGLIIFWFNVVLFLLAGFLFSLEVAMYSVLTYIITAKTIDLILEGFEDYVGLMIVTSKSGEMQKTLLKDIGQGMTIYQGTKGYGSQGEKQNLEIIHTVVNRIDTKKVYRVLKKVDKDAFVIEFDVNKVSGGVLRKYLTRRKQRQLSPTLFQENNIEI
- a CDS encoding helix-turn-helix and ligand-binding sensor domain-containing protein; the encoded protein is MRLLAFFLFFSFSLFAQELPPITNFDPGIYNAGNQNWMISQAPNNHIYVANNLGLLSFNGEQWNLHKVPNASAVRSVLAQEDRIYTGSYMDFGFWEHSKKGELTYTSLTDLSKEEILDGEQFWHIAALEEYIVFQSLRRLYSYNKKTGQLSTITAGDIISNLFRVDNKLYYQVAEDGLYAIDNGVIERVITNAEIEDKPIIGLFPFEENKMLAVTRDDGLFTIEGNTWRPYQFENYPIEESIFTAQLLEDKTLVLGSIGDGLHVYNLETSLKYQLLQPVINNNTVLSIMEDKAGNIWGGLDNGLVLINRKSPFKLFTDIYGKVGTVYSSYQFQDHLYLGTNQGLYVSNDTSKDYELIPGTSGQVWSINEINGKLFAGHDRGVFAIKGNTANHIFDGQGVWEIKEFKNGLLQGHYDGISFWEDGKFEKDPKYLANFDLSSRNLIVENDSIIWVGHDHKGIFKLKIDTEVREVKSKENYNVSYQGGMGLKVFQFNDSIYYSTEDEIYKYDPSKNKFLQENNLNALIEEPRITGISEVLPDNTWWSFGKENLVYVTRDAFQDRLSAKSVAIPIEYRSIAKGFENISLIGEREYLVGSNLGYTIFSTPLDLPEMEKLSINKVSTASLENNFSSHGLQLENLELPNAENNINFEFSIPVYSKLTKPVYSYRINGFSKGWSDWQTNGSATFENMPSGDYVFEVRGKYNNKISEIASYTFSIALPWYATTTAIIIYILLFLLLIFILHKIYTGYFRKQRNRLMERNRKKIEIKQLESQQEIITLQNQKLESDMASKNRELAASTMNLIKKNEFLNELKKRLTSAKNEDDIQKVISVINKNIAEKDNWKLFKEAFDNADKDFLQSVKEAHPNLTSNDLKLCAYLRLNLSSKEIAPLLNISVRSVEIKRYRLRKKMDLDHDQGLVEYILKF